One Akkermansiaceae bacterium genomic region harbors:
- a CDS encoding Gfo/Idh/MocA family oxidoreductase has translation MNRRSFIKKNTTLLAGAAVASVLPLTASANTSARKGFVRIGVVGTGNRARGLMNHLLSIRGVEIPAVCDINPAALAAAQHIVVKHGQPKPEGYAGPIDYKKLMDRDDLDAVVIGSPWDLHTPMSVYAMKAGKIVGCEVPIAYTLEECWELIKTHEQTGVQCMMLENWSFRPDNLAVLNMIRKGSFGTMTHAHCAYSHNCINHWYFDPKTGNDRWGARFLIEHNRAQYPTHQQGPVISWMDINCGDYYDTLTSTATGCFSINEYFKRHFPNHPNGDRKYAQGDIVTTVVRTKNGKSIVINYDMQSPRPYDNRWEVQGTRGIYNEQRNAVSMEKNRRQQDWEPFPPHQKANQHPWAAAASGGHGGADGLMLTQFVKAIREKKRLPLSLYDGVLMSSIGPLSEASIADGSKVIQVPDFTSGKWKTNKPYFGL, from the coding sequence ATGAATCGCCGATCTTTCATTAAGAAAAACACCACCCTGCTTGCAGGTGCCGCCGTAGCCAGCGTCCTCCCTCTCACAGCCAGTGCCAACACGAGCGCCAGAAAGGGATTTGTTAGAATCGGCGTTGTCGGAACAGGAAACCGTGCACGTGGACTGATGAACCATCTTTTGTCGATTCGCGGCGTGGAAATACCCGCAGTTTGCGACATCAACCCAGCGGCTCTTGCTGCAGCGCAACACATCGTCGTCAAGCACGGCCAACCCAAACCCGAGGGATACGCCGGCCCCATCGACTACAAAAAACTCATGGACCGCGATGATCTGGACGCCGTAGTCATCGGCAGCCCGTGGGATCTTCATACCCCGATGTCGGTCTACGCCATGAAGGCTGGGAAAATCGTCGGCTGCGAGGTGCCCATTGCTTACACTCTCGAAGAATGTTGGGAGCTGATCAAAACCCACGAACAGACCGGCGTGCAGTGCATGATGTTAGAAAACTGGAGTTTCCGCCCCGATAACCTGGCGGTGTTGAACATGATACGCAAAGGCAGCTTCGGCACCATGACCCACGCCCATTGCGCATACTCGCACAACTGTATCAACCATTGGTATTTTGATCCCAAGACGGGTAACGACCGCTGGGGTGCCAGGTTTTTGATTGAACACAATCGCGCCCAGTATCCCACCCACCAGCAAGGCCCGGTCATCAGCTGGATGGATATCAACTGTGGTGATTATTACGACACCCTTACATCAACCGCGACAGGCTGTTTCAGTATCAACGAGTACTTTAAACGCCACTTTCCCAATCACCCTAACGGCGACCGGAAATACGCCCAGGGCGACATCGTCACCACGGTGGTCAGGACAAAGAATGGGAAAAGCATCGTCATCAACTACGACATGCAATCCCCCCGCCCCTACGACAATCGATGGGAAGTGCAGGGAACCCGTGGCATCTACAATGAGCAACGCAATGCCGTCTCCATGGAGAAAAACAGACGGCAGCAAGACTGGGAGCCGTTCCCGCCTCATCAGAAAGCAAATCAGCATCCGTGGGCAGCAGCCGCATCCGGAGGTCATGGTGGTGCCGATGGCCTGATGCTCACCCAGTTTGTGAAAGCGATCCGTGAGAAGAAACGCCTGCCACTCAGCCTTTACGATGGAGTGCTGATGTCATCGATCGGACCACTTTCCGAAGCATCCATTGCCGACGGCAGCAAGGTCATCCAGGTCCCCGATTTTACCAGTGGAAAATGGAAAACCAACAAACCCTATTTCGGATTATAA
- a CDS encoding threonine/serine exporter family protein translates to MSDNEYREKTRFVVSLGLSLHQCGATSHRIEQHLTNVCELLGIHGTFFHTPTSFTFCFWKDDPSQQHVHMERVHSNDENLGRLELLDSLIERFAADELNFEEMKNEFQQVLAMPNYYSTWQECLAWVVLAGCFAALLSSNANDAIVACVVTALIFALVHASLKLPRLQKTVEIFAALTSGIVVTGIAALGVKINVPFVILSTIIVFVPGLSLTVALSEIAQRDLVSGTSKFVHSVMGLFKLYFGAILGVGIGALIWGSGAGDTVYDINTLPDWKTAPIVLGLALFLLVAFNIHMKQLFWCACSSFIGFYVSQVGEAYFGIAVGMFLGAFAVGTYANLFSNLRNTPASMVLSHGLILLVPGSKTYIILNSWITGEQMLEHSSNGNQAFLIFISLVAGLLFANALIPTRKSL, encoded by the coding sequence ATGAGCGATAACGAATACAGGGAAAAAACCAGGTTTGTCGTATCCCTTGGCCTCAGCCTGCACCAGTGCGGGGCCACCAGCCACCGGATCGAGCAGCACCTGACCAATGTCTGCGAGTTACTCGGCATCCACGGCACCTTTTTCCATACCCCGACGAGTTTTACCTTTTGTTTCTGGAAAGACGACCCCAGCCAACAGCACGTGCACATGGAAAGGGTCCACTCGAACGATGAAAACCTGGGGCGTCTCGAACTGCTCGACTCTTTGATCGAGCGGTTCGCTGCTGACGAACTCAATTTCGAGGAAATGAAAAACGAGTTCCAGCAGGTTCTCGCCATGCCCAACTATTACAGCACATGGCAGGAGTGCCTGGCCTGGGTCGTGCTCGCCGGATGTTTTGCCGCACTACTCTCAAGCAATGCCAACGACGCCATCGTCGCCTGTGTTGTCACCGCACTCATTTTTGCGCTCGTCCATGCCAGCTTGAAATTACCCCGACTGCAAAAGACGGTGGAAATCTTCGCGGCCCTGACTTCCGGTATTGTCGTCACCGGCATCGCCGCGCTGGGGGTGAAGATCAATGTCCCCTTTGTCATCCTCTCGACCATCATTGTATTTGTCCCCGGCCTATCACTGACAGTCGCACTCAGCGAAATCGCACAACGGGATCTGGTTTCCGGCACCTCGAAGTTTGTCCACTCGGTGATGGGCCTATTCAAACTTTACTTCGGTGCCATCCTCGGTGTTGGCATCGGTGCTTTGATATGGGGCAGTGGAGCGGGAGATACCGTGTATGACATCAACACCCTGCCCGACTGGAAAACGGCGCCCATCGTCCTCGGGCTCGCGCTTTTTCTGCTGGTGGCATTCAACATCCACATGAAACAGCTGTTCTGGTGTGCCTGTTCATCATTCATCGGCTTCTACGTATCCCAGGTCGGTGAGGCCTACTTCGGTATTGCCGTGGGCATGTTTCTTGGAGCCTTTGCCGTGGGGACCTATGCCAATCTGTTTTCCAATCTCCGCAACACACCGGCATCCATGGTGTTAAGCCACGGCCTGATCCTGTTAGTCCCGGGAAGCAAGACATACATCATCCTCAACTCATGGATCACCGGCGAGCAGATGCTTGAGCACAGCAGCAACGGCAACCAGGCATTCCTGATCTTTATCTCGCTGGTCGCAGGTTTGCTTTTTGCCAACGCCCTGATCCCAACCCGTAAGAGCCTCTAA
- the guaB gene encoding IMP dehydrogenase → MAQISLGLSFDDVLLTPRMSGVLPGDADLRTALTSEIGLNIPVVSAAMDTVSETELAIALAREGGIGVIHRNNLIEEQAAMVLKVKRSESAVIHEPYTVSKNQTVGELRYIMDEQGFSGFPVVDADGKLEGMVTGRDVRHMADDSAPISAVMTPLERLVTSHEATELREARSILYKNRIEKLPLVDSNGKLTGLITGADIEKRITFTNAAKDPSGRLRCGAAVGVGPDCIERGQALIHAGADALFIDAATGHTTRVMEVIAKLRELGKVPVIAGNVVTAEGARDLVEAGASAVKVGVGPGSICTTRVISGVGMPQFTAIQNVASYCRDKGVAVIADGGIRYSGDIVKALAAGADLVMLGSILAGTRESPGATVHYQGRRFKSYRGMGSLGAMRKGSGDRYGQNSSGKLVAEGVEGRVPYKGPLSDVVFQLMGGLKSGMGYVGASNLNELRERALFTQITSGGLKESHVHDITITEEPVNYQPSA, encoded by the coding sequence ATGGCGCAGATCTCACTTGGATTATCTTTTGATGACGTACTCCTGACCCCGCGTATGAGCGGGGTTTTACCTGGCGATGCTGATTTGCGGACGGCATTGACCAGCGAAATTGGCTTGAACATTCCTGTGGTTTCCGCAGCGATGGATACGGTTTCTGAAACGGAGCTGGCGATTGCCCTCGCCCGGGAGGGGGGGATCGGGGTGATCCACCGGAACAACCTGATCGAAGAACAGGCGGCCATGGTTCTGAAGGTGAAGCGCTCGGAGAGCGCAGTGATTCACGAGCCCTACACGGTTTCCAAGAACCAGACCGTGGGCGAGCTCCGATACATCATGGATGAGCAGGGGTTTTCAGGATTTCCAGTGGTGGATGCCGATGGCAAACTGGAGGGAATGGTCACAGGCCGTGATGTGCGCCACATGGCTGACGATTCCGCTCCGATTTCCGCTGTGATGACACCGCTTGAGCGCCTGGTCACGTCCCACGAGGCGACCGAGCTGCGTGAAGCGCGTAGCATCCTCTACAAAAACCGCATTGAGAAACTTCCCCTGGTTGATTCCAATGGCAAGCTGACCGGCCTGATCACCGGTGCGGATATTGAAAAACGTATCACCTTTACCAATGCCGCCAAAGACCCCAGCGGGAGGTTGCGCTGTGGTGCAGCTGTTGGCGTGGGGCCGGATTGTATCGAACGTGGACAGGCCTTGATCCATGCCGGTGCGGATGCGCTTTTCATCGATGCCGCAACTGGGCACACCACACGCGTGATGGAGGTTATTGCGAAGCTGCGCGAATTGGGCAAGGTGCCGGTTATTGCAGGAAACGTGGTGACTGCGGAAGGTGCCCGTGATCTTGTGGAGGCTGGTGCTTCAGCTGTGAAAGTAGGCGTAGGCCCAGGTTCCATCTGCACCACACGGGTGATTTCCGGTGTCGGAATGCCCCAGTTTACCGCGATCCAGAATGTCGCCTCGTACTGTCGAGACAAAGGTGTTGCAGTGATTGCCGATGGCGGAATCCGCTATTCTGGTGACATTGTAAAAGCTCTTGCCGCTGGTGCGGACCTTGTCATGTTAGGTTCCATCCTTGCGGGTACCCGTGAGAGTCCCGGTGCTACCGTGCACTACCAGGGTAGAAGGTTTAAATCCTATCGTGGTATGGGTTCCCTGGGAGCGATGCGGAAGGGATCGGGCGACCGCTATGGCCAGAACAGTTCCGGTAAACTGGTGGCCGAGGGCGTGGAAGGTCGGGTTCCCTACAAAGGACCGCTGTCCGATGTCGTTTTCCAACTCATGGGTGGCCTGAAATCCGGTATGGGGTATGTGGGTGCATCCAATCTGAATGAACTGCGTGAGCGAGCTCTGTTTACCCAGATCACCTCGGGGGGCCTCAAGGAAAGCCACGTGCATGACATCACCATCACCGAGGAGCCGGTCAACTACCAGCCATCGGCATGA
- the guaA gene encoding glutamine-hydrolyzing GMP synthase, protein MTETNHVAVLDFGSQYTQLIVRRVRELGFFAKLYEPEDLSVIGQPGAIILSGGPKSTADEDAPDIDFEALDAFGVPVLGVCYGMQLLNIKFGGAVKSSDRREYGPAELKPTASEGLYEGISHESQVWMSHSDTVSNLPDNCRVLAANKEGTPVSLKWGERYYGIQFHPEVTHSHEGLRILHNFLLQAKDLEEFRIEDFKRELIEGIRDLVGDKQVVCGVSGGVDSTVLAVLLHEAGVNMRAIFVDHGLMRMDEGDEVRNNFHRMGVEIETVECSKLFLSQLAGVADPEEKRKIIGNLFIDVFWDTVGDAEMLAQGTLYPDVIESASNAKSKASKIKTHHNRVPRILKLQEEGKVLEPLAELFKDEVRELGTSLGIPHDILQRHPFPGPGLAVRCPGDITDKKLRIIRECDAIFIGRLKDHGWYDKVWQAYAGLIPVKTVGVKGDERSYEWAISLRAVVSEDAMTADWVELPPSLLRETSNRILNEVDGINRVLYDISTKPPASIEWE, encoded by the coding sequence ATGACAGAAACCAATCACGTAGCCGTGCTCGACTTTGGCTCGCAGTATACCCAGCTTATTGTCCGGCGTGTTCGCGAACTTGGATTTTTTGCCAAGCTGTATGAGCCAGAGGACTTGTCGGTCATTGGCCAGCCTGGTGCCATCATTCTTTCCGGTGGTCCCAAAAGCACCGCCGACGAGGATGCTCCCGATATCGACTTTGAGGCACTGGATGCATTTGGCGTGCCTGTGTTAGGTGTCTGCTACGGCATGCAACTGCTGAACATCAAGTTCGGTGGTGCTGTCAAATCAAGTGACCGGCGTGAGTATGGGCCGGCTGAGTTAAAGCCAACGGCAAGCGAAGGGCTGTATGAGGGGATTTCCCACGAGTCCCAGGTATGGATGAGTCACTCCGATACGGTGAGTAATCTGCCTGACAACTGCCGGGTGCTCGCTGCGAACAAAGAGGGAACACCGGTTTCACTTAAGTGGGGGGAGCGTTACTATGGTATCCAGTTCCATCCGGAGGTGACCCACAGTCACGAGGGGCTGCGCATCTTGCATAATTTCCTGCTTCAGGCGAAGGATCTTGAAGAGTTCAGAATTGAGGATTTTAAGCGCGAGCTGATAGAGGGAATCCGGGACCTGGTTGGCGACAAACAAGTCGTCTGCGGTGTCAGTGGTGGCGTCGACAGCACGGTTCTCGCTGTGCTGCTCCATGAGGCGGGTGTCAATATGCGAGCCATTTTCGTTGACCACGGTCTGATGCGGATGGATGAAGGTGACGAAGTGCGCAATAACTTTCACCGCATGGGCGTTGAGATTGAAACCGTCGAGTGTTCCAAGCTTTTTCTTAGCCAATTGGCTGGTGTTGCCGACCCGGAGGAAAAACGCAAGATCATCGGCAATCTCTTTATCGATGTATTTTGGGATACTGTGGGCGATGCTGAAATGCTTGCCCAGGGAACGCTCTATCCTGATGTGATCGAATCGGCCTCGAACGCCAAGTCCAAGGCGTCCAAGATCAAGACACACCATAACCGCGTGCCGCGCATCCTGAAGTTACAGGAAGAGGGTAAGGTGTTAGAGCCGCTTGCCGAGCTGTTTAAAGACGAAGTCCGCGAGCTCGGAACCTCACTGGGGATTCCCCATGACATCCTTCAACGTCACCCATTCCCCGGGCCTGGACTCGCGGTGCGTTGCCCCGGTGATATCACGGACAAAAAACTGCGTATCATCCGTGAGTGCGACGCCATCTTCATTGGTCGACTCAAAGACCATGGCTGGTACGACAAGGTGTGGCAAGCGTATGCCGGACTGATTCCCGTGAAAACCGTCGGGGTCAAAGGCGACGAACGCAGCTACGAGTGGGCGATCAGCCTCCGTGCCGTAGTGAGTGAAGATGCCATGACCGCCGATTGGGTGGAGTTGCCTCCATCCTTGCTACGCGAAACCAGCAACCGGATCCTCAACGAAGTCGACGGTATCAATCGGGTGCTTTACGATATTTCCACCAAACCACCGGCAAGTATCGAGTGGGAGTAG
- a CDS encoding serine protease, with protein MTKYHPSSIFSRLAAAVVMALTLQLSPYVHARVLPFNEQKVPQTKEDLMAIQKALVDNLERVRKATVSISLGQGFGSGVIVSADGLILTAAHVTAGVDKELTVILNDGTKLKAVSMGLVSNTDAAMMRITEEGEYPFVDINKDNDYKLGHWIFALGHSGGFDKERGPVVRLGRIVKDSETTLQSDCKVIGGDSGGPLFDMEGRLIGIHSRVSKTMEQNMHVPMREYLKHWDEMKQNQFLGDGPFAKRPVKGTGFLGFGSTYTDDGLVVGKVLKDGPADKAGIKAGDIVLKVDGKNIPDKDTFQAILKEKSEGDKVVLLIRRKGEEQTIELKLGKK; from the coding sequence ATGACAAAATACCACCCCTCCTCCATTTTTTCCCGGCTCGCTGCGGCAGTCGTCATGGCATTGACGTTGCAGCTGTCCCCGTATGTGCACGCCAGGGTGCTGCCCTTTAACGAGCAGAAGGTGCCGCAAACCAAGGAGGACTTGATGGCGATCCAAAAAGCCCTGGTGGACAACCTCGAGCGGGTGCGCAAGGCAACGGTAAGTATCAGTCTGGGCCAGGGCTTCGGCAGTGGTGTGATTGTTTCAGCCGATGGGCTCATCCTGACTGCCGCCCATGTAACGGCCGGTGTGGACAAGGAACTGACGGTCATTCTCAACGACGGCACCAAGCTCAAGGCGGTGTCGATGGGATTGGTGTCCAATACCGATGCCGCCATGATGCGGATTACCGAGGAGGGGGAATACCCCTTTGTTGATATCAACAAGGACAATGACTACAAACTGGGGCACTGGATATTCGCCCTCGGCCATTCCGGTGGCTTTGACAAGGAGCGTGGACCGGTGGTGCGGCTGGGCCGGATTGTCAAGGACAGCGAGACCACCCTGCAGAGTGATTGCAAAGTGATAGGTGGTGATTCCGGCGGACCATTGTTTGACATGGAGGGGCGCCTGATCGGCATCCACAGCCGGGTTTCCAAAACGATGGAACAAAACATGCACGTGCCGATGCGCGAATACCTCAAGCATTGGGATGAAATGAAGCAGAATCAGTTTTTAGGCGACGGTCCATTCGCGAAACGTCCCGTCAAAGGCACCGGGTTCCTCGGGTTTGGTTCCACCTACACGGATGACGGCCTGGTGGTCGGCAAGGTGTTGAAGGACGGACCAGCCGACAAGGCCGGGATCAAGGCGGGTGACATCGTCCTCAAGGTTGATGGTAAGAACATTCCCGACAAGGACACTTTCCAGGCGATTCTCAAGGAAAAATCCGAAGGGGATAAGGTGGTGTTGCTGATCCGGCGAAAAGGTGAAGAGCAAACCATCGAGCTCAAACTGGGCAAGAAATAA
- a CDS encoding BatA domain-containing protein translates to MSFSFLQQSLLWGLLAASIPIIIHLLNRRRHRTVKWAAMEFLLKATRESRGKKKLKYLIILACRTLAVAAVVFAIARPIVGGFLGWGGSKIDTVILVLDRSASMEHVAKGGADSKRQSAIASVQKSLAALNNPRLILIDSATGKAQDVPSPDTLNELSAASPTDTKASIPALLSTAIDFVMENSPGRTEIWVASDLQESDWAPEEGSWEAIRTGLIDLPQKTTVRVLSLASPAKDNTTVRVLSSRRIGDELILELELTRSDSEGPATVPVTYSVNGARSSDTITLNGQLYQFQKRLTLGNREGKGFGFVSIPSDANPRDNVSFFAYGEDSPTKTFLVTEGGESSTWLALASAPPGFGRSECVELAPNNAHKIEWSNASLVIWQAPLPEGPVAQALNRYLESGGAALMLPPRGESDTTFLGLHWGEQSVSPRGQYFIVDEWDQADGPLRNGLEGTTIPVPKLKSIKRRQILGEATTLASWDDDSPFLVRRVVGDGTAIFIASLPDYTWSNLGDADVLLPVTQRMVAVGDARFGSAFAAIAGSSEAKLSEGELRTRLDTHAKSVSSNAPFEAGVWKLGDRLLATNRPKSEDQWLLLSNNKLESLLEGTEFKLFEDKGESDSLAREAWRAFLIAMLVFLITEAILCLQPKGGSTKSKTSRA, encoded by the coding sequence ATGTCCTTTTCCTTCCTCCAACAATCGCTTCTCTGGGGACTGCTCGCCGCAAGTATCCCGATCATTATCCACCTGCTTAACCGCAGGCGGCACCGCACTGTCAAGTGGGCCGCCATGGAGTTCCTCCTCAAGGCCACCCGTGAGTCGCGAGGTAAGAAAAAGCTCAAATACCTGATCATCCTCGCGTGCCGGACATTGGCTGTCGCGGCAGTCGTCTTCGCCATCGCCCGACCCATCGTCGGTGGTTTCCTCGGCTGGGGAGGATCTAAAATCGACACCGTCATCCTGGTGTTGGATCGCTCCGCGTCCATGGAGCATGTGGCAAAAGGCGGTGCCGACAGCAAACGCCAAAGTGCTATCGCGAGTGTGCAAAAGTCCCTCGCCGCCCTCAACAATCCACGCCTGATCCTCATCGATAGTGCGACGGGAAAAGCCCAGGATGTCCCCTCTCCTGACACCCTGAATGAACTCAGTGCCGCCTCACCCACTGATACCAAGGCATCCATTCCCGCACTGCTTTCCACGGCCATTGATTTCGTGATGGAAAACTCCCCGGGCCGGACGGAGATCTGGGTGGCATCCGATCTGCAGGAATCCGACTGGGCACCGGAAGAAGGAAGCTGGGAGGCAATCCGCACCGGCTTGATCGACCTCCCCCAGAAAACCACTGTGAGGGTCCTCTCGTTGGCCTCCCCCGCCAAAGACAATACCACCGTCCGGGTTCTCTCATCCCGCCGTATCGGGGACGAGCTGATCCTCGAACTGGAACTGACCCGAAGTGACAGCGAAGGCCCCGCAACCGTGCCCGTGACTTACAGCGTCAATGGTGCCCGCAGCTCCGACACCATCACCCTCAACGGCCAGCTCTACCAGTTCCAGAAAAGACTGACACTGGGAAACAGGGAAGGTAAGGGCTTTGGCTTCGTTTCCATCCCGTCCGATGCCAACCCGCGTGACAACGTATCGTTTTTCGCCTACGGAGAGGACTCACCCACCAAGACATTCCTGGTCACCGAGGGGGGCGAATCATCCACCTGGCTGGCACTCGCCTCAGCACCTCCCGGATTCGGCCGCAGTGAGTGTGTCGAGCTGGCACCTAACAACGCCCATAAAATCGAATGGAGCAATGCCTCGCTGGTAATTTGGCAGGCACCACTTCCGGAAGGCCCTGTCGCCCAGGCACTCAATCGTTACCTCGAGTCTGGAGGTGCAGCCCTGATGCTGCCCCCACGCGGAGAATCCGACACCACCTTCCTCGGCCTCCACTGGGGCGAGCAGTCCGTTTCCCCCCGTGGCCAGTACTTTATCGTCGATGAATGGGACCAGGCGGATGGACCTCTGCGCAACGGACTCGAAGGCACCACCATCCCCGTGCCGAAATTGAAATCAATCAAGCGGCGGCAGATCCTCGGCGAGGCCACCACCCTCGCTTCCTGGGACGACGACAGTCCTTTCCTGGTGCGTCGTGTCGTCGGTGACGGCACCGCCATTTTTATTGCCTCACTGCCGGACTATACCTGGTCCAACCTCGGTGATGCTGACGTCCTCCTACCCGTTACCCAGCGGATGGTGGCCGTGGGCGACGCCCGCTTCGGCTCGGCCTTTGCGGCCATTGCCGGCAGCTCTGAGGCAAAACTCTCCGAGGGGGAACTCCGAACCCGACTCGATACCCACGCCAAGTCGGTATCCAGCAATGCCCCGTTTGAAGCCGGTGTCTGGAAATTGGGAGATCGCCTCCTTGCCACCAACCGGCCCAAGTCAGAAGACCAGTGGCTGCTGCTCAGCAACAACAAGCTGGAAAGCCTGTTGGAAGGAACCGAATTCAAACTGTTCGAGGACAAGGGAGAATCCGATTCCCTCGCCCGTGAAGCATGGCGCGCCTTCCTCATCGCGATGCTCGTTTTCCTCATCACCGAAGCCATACTCTGCTTGCAACCCAAGGGTGGAAGCACTAAATCCAAAACATCAAGAGCTTGA
- a CDS encoding DUF58 domain-containing protein — translation MKYDFLDPGALARLGAIPLEARHAMTGNVAGRHRSPHRGSSVEFAEYRKYVQGDDTRRLDWKAYARSDRYYIKEFEADTNLRAYFVLDASGSMGFSAANDARIQFARKLAATLAYLIVDQGDAAGLSVCKEKLHIEIPPTRRAAHLNHIFEVLSKTEPTGETGLIDALHVIAEKINQRALVIILSDLFCDTHALADALQHLRYRKHDIAVFHMLDKQEIDFDFERPHRFVDMEDKTSVVAEPVLIAEDYRAAMKEFMETVQTKCHDVHADYHLITTDQNYEEIIHSFLTTRLPKKGKK, via the coding sequence ATGAAATATGACTTTCTCGATCCCGGCGCCCTCGCCCGGTTAGGTGCCATCCCGCTGGAGGCCAGGCACGCGATGACGGGTAATGTGGCCGGCCGGCACCGGTCGCCTCACCGTGGATCGTCAGTGGAATTTGCCGAATACCGGAAATACGTCCAAGGTGACGACACCCGGAGACTCGACTGGAAAGCCTACGCGCGCTCTGACCGGTATTACATCAAGGAGTTTGAGGCCGACACCAACCTGCGGGCCTACTTTGTGTTAGATGCAAGTGGCTCAATGGGCTTCAGTGCGGCTAATGATGCACGGATTCAGTTTGCCCGCAAGCTCGCCGCCACACTCGCCTACCTGATTGTCGACCAGGGCGATGCAGCGGGACTCTCTGTCTGCAAGGAAAAACTCCACATTGAGATCCCTCCGACCCGACGGGCGGCGCATCTGAACCATATTTTCGAGGTCCTCTCAAAAACCGAACCTACGGGGGAAACGGGTCTGATCGATGCCCTTCACGTCATCGCGGAGAAAATCAACCAGCGCGCGTTGGTGATCATCCTCTCCGATCTCTTCTGCGATACGCATGCGCTGGCAGACGCCCTCCAGCACCTGCGCTACCGCAAACACGATATCGCCGTTTTCCACATGCTCGACAAACAGGAGATCGATTTCGACTTCGAGCGCCCGCACCGATTCGTGGATATGGAGGACAAAACCTCGGTTGTCGCCGAGCCTGTGCTCATCGCGGAAGACTACCGGGCCGCCATGAAAGAATTCATGGAAACCGTGCAAACCAAATGCCACGATGTCCACGCAGATTACCATCTCATCACCACCGACCAGAACTACGAGGAGATCATCCATTCCTTCCTGACTACCCGGCTTCCTAAAAAGGGTAAAAAGTAA
- a CDS encoding AAA family ATPase produces the protein MDTTTTPTADTADASADHTATISSETTLPADDVAAIDQLGQVYQSFKDEIGKVIIGQEDVVERLAICLFSRGHALLMGVPGLAKTLLVSSVAETMDLSFNRIQFTPDLMPADITGTDIIQETDAGHREFEFIKGPVFANLVLADEINRAPAKTQSAMLEAMQENMVTVLGKTYKLDKPFFVLATQNPVEQEGTYPLPEAQLDRFMFLIDVDYPSHDEELRIARETTGIAKQSLNHILNGEQVQQYQDLVRRVPVPDHIYEYAVEIVRKTRPGTEAAPEWIGEYVGWGAGPRAVQYLVLGAKARAALHGSYMARLEDIEAVARPVLTHRVLTNFAAESQGMTAAKVVDRLVNEMSQG, from the coding sequence ATGGATACAACCACCACACCTACCGCAGATACCGCCGACGCCAGCGCCGATCACACAGCAACCATCTCATCTGAAACCACCCTTCCCGCCGATGACGTGGCCGCTATCGACCAGTTGGGCCAGGTTTACCAGTCATTCAAGGACGAGATTGGTAAAGTCATTATCGGACAGGAGGACGTCGTCGAACGCCTGGCAATCTGCCTATTCTCCCGCGGTCACGCCCTGCTCATGGGGGTCCCCGGCCTTGCCAAGACCCTGCTGGTCTCATCCGTGGCCGAGACGATGGACCTGAGCTTTAACCGCATCCAGTTCACTCCCGACCTGATGCCCGCCGACATCACCGGCACCGACATCATCCAGGAAACGGACGCCGGCCACCGCGAGTTCGAATTCATCAAAGGCCCCGTGTTCGCCAACCTGGTGCTGGCTGACGAGATTAACCGCGCTCCCGCCAAAACCCAGTCCGCCATGTTGGAGGCGATGCAGGAAAACATGGTCACCGTCCTCGGCAAAACCTACAAACTCGACAAGCCGTTTTTCGTACTCGCCACCCAGAACCCGGTCGAGCAAGAAGGAACCTACCCTCTACCCGAAGCCCAGCTCGACCGCTTCATGTTCCTGATCGACGTCGACTACCCGAGCCACGACGAAGAGCTCCGCATCGCACGCGAAACCACAGGTATCGCCAAGCAGTCGCTCAACCACATCCTCAACGGTGAGCAGGTCCAACAGTACCAGGACCTCGTCCGCCGGGTTCCCGTGCCGGATCATATTTACGAGTATGCCGTGGAGATCGTCCGCAAGACCCGCCCCGGAACCGAAGCCGCCCCGGAATGGATCGGTGAATACGTTGGCTGGGGCGCCGGCCCTCGCGCTGTCCAGTACCTCGTCCTCGGAGCCAAGGCCCGCGCCGCCCTGCATGGCTCCTACATGGCTCGCCTCGAAGATATCGAAGCCGTTGCCCGACCCGTCCTCACCCACCGTGTGCTCACCAACTTTGCCGCCGAATCCCAAGGTATGACCGCGGCCAAAGTTGTCGACCGCCTGGTGAACGAGATGAGCCAAGGCTAA